A genomic stretch from Vibrio algarum includes:
- a CDS encoding zinc ABC transporter substrate-binding protein — translation MKTALFLMVVVAPLSQATTIVTSIKPFQLIALEITQGVTEPESLLSSTASPHDYAMKPSDLKTLKRADLVIWFGPELEPFLEKVLADGNNSLQLSKSDVAFIEYEEDGHDDHHGHDHGSVDPHIWLGPDLAEQIATEIANKLSEIDQINAARYNDNLAVFISNLEKSVNEIKAELAPYSNSGYYVFHDAYGYFETYFHLNKLGHFTLSPDRKPGAKTLIQIRSALKAGSAHCVFSEPQFKPTTVESVTRGSDVFVGVLDPLATDIEASSGAYFRFMTGLASSYKECLSYNK, via the coding sequence ATAAAGACAGCTCTATTTTTGATGGTAGTGGTAGCTCCATTAAGTCAAGCAACCACAATAGTGACGAGTATTAAACCGTTCCAATTGATAGCACTAGAGATAACCCAAGGTGTTACAGAGCCTGAATCGTTATTGAGTTCGACGGCTTCACCTCACGACTATGCGATGAAGCCTTCCGACTTGAAGACATTAAAACGTGCCGATTTGGTTATCTGGTTTGGACCAGAGTTAGAGCCATTTTTGGAGAAAGTATTAGCGGATGGCAATAACTCGCTTCAACTATCTAAAAGTGACGTTGCTTTTATTGAATACGAAGAAGATGGGCACGATGACCATCATGGACATGATCATGGCAGTGTAGACCCACATATTTGGCTAGGGCCTGATTTAGCAGAACAAATTGCGACGGAAATTGCGAACAAACTATCTGAAATTGATCAAATAAATGCAGCTCGTTATAACGATAATTTGGCGGTGTTTATTTCTAATCTAGAGAAAAGTGTCAATGAAATAAAAGCCGAGCTAGCGCCTTATTCCAATAGTGGTTACTACGTTTTCCATGATGCGTATGGTTATTTTGAAACGTATTTTCACCTCAATAAACTCGGTCATTTTACTTTGTCTCCGGATAGAAAGCCGGGGGCGAAAACCTTAATTCAAATACGCAGCGCCTTAAAAGCAGGCTCAGCACATTGTGTCTTTTCAGAGCCTCAATTTAAACCTACTACGGTAGAATCAGTAACACGGGGTAGCGACGTGTTTGTTGGCGTCCTAGACCCTTTGGCAACCGACATTGAAGCTAGCTCGGGCGCTTATTTTCGCTTTATGACAGGGCTTGCAAGCAGCTATAAAGAGTGTTTGTCATATAATAAATAA
- a CDS encoding FeoA family protein → MKLSELKDGESANIKSFSNLTMELRKKLMVMGVLPNTEVKVIRRAPMGDPIQVRVRGMSLAVRKNIASEIDVEVN, encoded by the coding sequence ATGAAACTATCAGAATTGAAAGATGGTGAAAGCGCAAATATCAAGTCGTTTTCGAACCTGACTATGGAACTTAGAAAGAAACTGATGGTTATGGGTGTATTGCCGAACACTGAAGTAAAGGTGATTCGTCGTGCGCCAATGGGAGACCCAATTCAGGTTCGCGTTAGAGGCATGTCTCTAGCAGTACGTAAAAATATTGCTTCAGAAATCGATGTAGAGGTTAACTAA
- the feoB gene encoding Fe(2+) transporter permease subunit FeoB has product MQAEYEILTVGNPNSGKTTLFNALTGAKQQVGNWPGVTVEKKTGSLYHSGNKLSLTDLPGIYALDSGNDANSIDESIASRAVLTHPADLIVNVVDASCLERSLYTTLQLRELGRPMIVVLNKMDALARERQVLDVKALEKTLGCPVLTLSATDQQQVKKFKERLHKILLQGVALSVHNLNYGDVLEEAIASLQPIWKDETVSNRALAIRALENDALILNSLTEEDRATVHQTINRVDIDIDLEVADTKYSFIHNELKHIRKCEGKLSRSFTEKADLFILNKWIGVPFFFVVMYLMFMFSINIGSAFIDFFDISAGALLVDGGHYLLDDHLPIWLSTLIADGVGGGVQTVATFIPVIAALYLFLAVLESSGYMARAAFVLDKVMQKIGLPGKAFVPLVLGFGCNVPSIMATRTLDQERERKLAASMAPFMSCGARLPVYALFAAAFFPDSGQNVVFALYILGILAAVATGLLLKKTLYPGSSDALIMEMPDYEIPTMQNVCIKTWQKLKRFVLGAGKTIVVVVTILSFFNSLGTDGTFGNEDSDKSVLSKAAQVITPVFSSIGVREDNWPATVGIITGIFAKEAVVGTLNSLYSSSSSDEDGADYNLAASIEEAVMTIPENLMGISFSDPMGIEVGDLSDSTAVAEEQDVDSSIFGNLKSNFVTGHAAFAYLIFILLYTPCVAAMGAYMKEFGRKYAVFIASWTMLLAYTGAALYHNVMLFNQQPTTSISWIVAVFFIWFATYFLLKKEGQKQMSLSEAIA; this is encoded by the coding sequence ATGCAAGCTGAATATGAAATCCTTACGGTAGGCAATCCAAACAGTGGTAAAACGACGCTATTTAATGCTTTGACAGGTGCTAAACAACAGGTTGGAAATTGGCCTGGAGTTACTGTCGAGAAGAAAACAGGCTCGTTATATCATTCAGGGAATAAACTTAGTTTAACTGACTTACCGGGTATCTACGCCTTGGACAGTGGTAATGATGCGAATAGCATAGATGAGTCTATCGCTTCACGGGCGGTATTGACTCATCCTGCAGATCTTATCGTCAACGTTGTTGATGCTAGTTGCTTAGAAAGAAGCTTATATACAACGCTTCAGCTAAGAGAACTTGGCCGGCCAATGATTGTTGTGCTGAATAAAATGGACGCACTCGCAAGAGAGCGGCAGGTCCTTGATGTTAAAGCGCTTGAAAAAACGCTTGGTTGCCCAGTATTGACTCTTTCTGCTACTGATCAGCAGCAAGTAAAAAAATTTAAAGAACGACTCCACAAAATATTGCTACAGGGTGTGGCTCTTTCGGTTCATAACCTTAATTATGGCGATGTACTAGAAGAGGCGATCGCTTCTTTACAACCAATTTGGAAAGATGAAACGGTTTCTAATCGTGCTCTAGCAATACGTGCATTAGAAAATGATGCCCTAATTTTAAACAGCTTAACTGAAGAAGATAGGGCAACGGTACATCAGACTATCAATCGTGTAGATATTGATATCGACCTCGAAGTTGCAGATACAAAATATTCATTTATACACAACGAGTTAAAACATATTCGCAAATGTGAAGGGAAATTAAGCCGTAGTTTTACCGAAAAAGCGGATCTGTTTATTCTGAACAAGTGGATAGGCGTTCCGTTTTTCTTTGTTGTTATGTACTTGATGTTTATGTTTTCTATCAACATCGGTAGCGCATTTATCGACTTTTTTGATATCAGTGCTGGTGCATTATTAGTGGATGGCGGACATTACCTATTAGATGACCACCTCCCTATCTGGTTGTCTACGTTGATTGCAGACGGTGTCGGTGGTGGTGTGCAAACTGTCGCTACGTTTATACCTGTAATCGCGGCCTTATATCTGTTTTTAGCGGTACTTGAAAGTTCTGGCTATATGGCACGAGCTGCTTTTGTATTAGATAAGGTGATGCAAAAAATAGGGTTACCAGGCAAGGCGTTTGTCCCATTAGTTTTAGGTTTTGGTTGTAACGTACCGTCAATAATGGCAACTCGAACACTTGATCAAGAGCGTGAACGTAAACTAGCAGCATCAATGGCACCATTTATGTCATGTGGAGCTAGACTTCCAGTGTACGCACTTTTCGCTGCAGCATTCTTCCCTGATAGCGGTCAAAATGTTGTATTTGCGCTCTATATTTTGGGCATACTTGCTGCAGTTGCAACTGGGTTACTATTAAAGAAAACACTCTATCCAGGTTCAAGTGACGCGTTGATCATGGAAATGCCGGATTATGAAATTCCTACCATGCAAAATGTGTGTATTAAAACATGGCAGAAACTAAAACGATTTGTGCTCGGTGCAGGTAAGACGATTGTTGTAGTGGTTACGATATTGAGTTTTTTCAATTCGTTGGGTACTGACGGTACATTTGGAAATGAAGACAGTGATAAATCGGTGCTTTCTAAGGCAGCCCAAGTCATCACACCCGTTTTCTCATCTATTGGAGTTAGAGAAGATAACTGGCCAGCAACAGTTGGTATTATCACTGGGATATTTGCCAAAGAGGCAGTGGTCGGTACGCTGAATAGTCTGTATTCATCATCATCGTCTGATGAAGATGGGGCTGACTACAATTTGGCTGCAAGTATCGAAGAGGCAGTAATGACCATTCCTGAAAACTTGATGGGCATAAGCTTCAGTGATCCAATGGGTATTGAAGTGGGTGATCTTAGTGATTCTACGGCAGTCGCTGAGGAACAAGATGTTGATTCGTCTATTTTTGGTAACCTTAAATCGAATTTCGTCACTGGACATGCAGCATTTGCTTACCTGATTTTCATTTTACTTTATACGCCTTGTGTTGCCGCTATGGGTGCATACATGAAAGAGTTTGGCCGAAAATATGCCGTATTTATTGCCAGTTGGACAATGTTACTCGCCTATACTGGTGCGGCTCTTTATCATAACGTTATGCTGTTTAACCAACAGCCAACCACAAGCATTTCTTGGATTGTAGCGGTGTTCTTTATCTGGTTTGCTACTTATTTCTTACTTAAGAAAGAAGGTCAGAAACAGATGAGCTTGTCTGAGGCTATCGCGTGA
- a CDS encoding FeoC-like transcriptional regulator, with translation MILSELKAFIFEQGSATRTELAKKFALSEDGVDAMLEVWVKKGKLSRLVDLDKKENVRQIRYKAVTSNAIQMTVIS, from the coding sequence GTGATACTCTCAGAGCTTAAAGCATTTATTTTTGAGCAAGGCAGTGCTACTCGAACGGAACTAGCCAAAAAATTCGCATTGAGTGAAGATGGCGTGGACGCGATGCTAGAGGTCTGGGTTAAAAAAGGTAAGTTATCAAGGTTAGTTGATCTCGATAAAAAAGAGAACGTAAGACAAATACGTTATAAAGCCGTTACCAGTAATGCAATCCAGATGACTGTTATCTCATAA
- a CDS encoding HIT domain-containing protein, producing MAFALHPQLEQDTSKLGEFPLCTVLLNKDASVPWIILVPKVDGIKELHQLSMDQQQQFLIESQIISKMLEALFLPDKLNLGALGNMVPQLHIHHVARFISDIAWPGPIWGNAAGQHRNENEQNKLVNTIAIELKKNPMFQKH from the coding sequence ATGGCTTTTGCATTACATCCCCAATTAGAACAAGACACATCCAAACTTGGTGAGTTCCCACTTTGTACCGTTCTTTTAAATAAAGACGCTAGCGTACCGTGGATTATCCTTGTCCCAAAGGTCGATGGTATTAAAGAATTGCATCAATTATCGATGGATCAACAACAACAATTCTTGATTGAGAGCCAAATTATTTCCAAGATGCTAGAAGCCTTATTTTTGCCAGACAAACTAAACCTCGGAGCATTGGGGAATATGGTTCCACAGCTTCATATACATCATGTAGCTCGATTTATTTCAGATATCGCGTGGCCGGGGCCGATTTGGGGAAATGCTGCTGGTCAGCACAGAAATGAAAATGAACAAAATAAACTGGTCAATACGATAGCCATTGAGCTGAAAAAGAACCCTATGTTCCAAAAACATTAA
- the argS gene encoding arginine--tRNA ligase, producing the protein MNIQALINDKVSLALVAAGAPEGSPAAVRQSAKSQFGDYQANGVMGVAKKLGTNPREFAQKVLDVLDLDGIASKTEIAGPGFINIFLSESFLASQAELALADERLGVSVEEQKNIVADYSAPNVAKEMHVGHLRSTIIGDAVVRTLEFLGHNVIRANHIGDWGTQFGMLIANLERIQKESGEVSMELADLETFYRESKKLYDEDEEFAKRARAYVVKLQSGDEYCAEMWKKLVDITMIQNQRNYDRLNVSLTRDNVMGESMYNDMLPGIVSDLKEKGLAVEDDGAQVVFLDEYKNKDGEPMGVIIQKRDGGFLYTTTDIACAKYRYETLKADRVLYFIDSRQHQHLMQAWTIVRKAGYVPENVTLEHHAFGMMLGKDGRPFKTRAGGTVRLADLLDEAQVRAQKLIESKNPELSESEKEAIAKTVAMAAVKYADLSKHRTTDYIFDWDNMLAFEGNTAPYMQYAYTRVASIFAKAEISMDSIEGDITITEEKEKALIAKLLQFEEAVQSVAREGQPHIMCSYLFELAGQFSSFYEACPILVAESTSIKQSRLKLAALTAKTIKQGLSLLGIETLERM; encoded by the coding sequence GTGAATATCCAAGCACTTATAAATGACAAAGTATCTCTGGCTCTAGTAGCCGCTGGCGCACCAGAAGGCAGCCCAGCAGCTGTACGCCAATCAGCTAAATCACAGTTCGGTGATTACCAAGCAAATGGTGTAATGGGTGTAGCAAAAAAATTAGGCACTAATCCTAGAGAGTTTGCTCAAAAAGTATTGGACGTACTCGACCTTGACGGTATTGCAAGCAAAACAGAAATTGCAGGGCCTGGCTTCATCAATATTTTTCTTAGTGAATCTTTTCTTGCAAGCCAAGCGGAATTAGCATTAGCAGATGAGCGTTTAGGCGTATCTGTTGAAGAACAAAAAAATATTGTTGCCGATTATTCAGCGCCTAACGTAGCAAAAGAGATGCATGTTGGTCACTTACGTTCCACTATCATCGGGGATGCCGTTGTTCGTACCCTCGAGTTTCTTGGTCATAACGTAATTAGAGCCAATCACATAGGAGACTGGGGTACACAGTTCGGTATGCTTATTGCGAACCTTGAGCGTATCCAAAAAGAGTCTGGCGAAGTTTCAATGGAACTTGCGGACCTTGAAACATTCTACCGAGAATCAAAAAAACTCTACGATGAAGACGAAGAATTTGCTAAGCGTGCTCGTGCCTATGTCGTTAAGCTTCAAAGTGGCGATGAATATTGTGCCGAGATGTGGAAGAAACTTGTCGACATCACTATGATCCAAAATCAGCGCAACTATGACCGCTTAAATGTGTCACTAACTCGTGACAACGTGATGGGCGAGAGTATGTACAACGATATGCTACCTGGTATTGTGTCCGATCTTAAAGAAAAAGGTCTAGCAGTAGAAGACGATGGCGCTCAGGTTGTTTTTCTAGATGAGTATAAGAATAAAGATGGCGAACCGATGGGCGTTATCATCCAGAAACGTGACGGTGGTTTCCTTTACACAACCACCGATATTGCGTGCGCAAAATACCGCTATGAAACACTGAAAGCAGACCGAGTACTGTACTTTATCGATTCACGCCAACATCAGCACTTAATGCAAGCTTGGACGATCGTTCGGAAAGCCGGATACGTTCCAGAAAACGTGACCCTTGAGCATCATGCATTTGGAATGATGCTAGGTAAAGATGGTCGCCCATTTAAGACTCGTGCTGGCGGTACGGTTCGTCTTGCCGATTTACTTGACGAAGCGCAAGTAAGAGCTCAAAAACTAATCGAAAGTAAAAACCCAGAGTTAAGTGAATCAGAAAAAGAAGCCATTGCAAAAACAGTCGCAATGGCTGCAGTGAAATACGCTGACCTTTCAAAACATCGTACTACCGATTATATTTTTGACTGGGACAACATGTTAGCCTTCGAAGGGAATACCGCACCTTATATGCAATATGCATACACTCGTGTTGCATCTATCTTCGCTAAAGCCGAAATTTCGATGGATAGCATCGAAGGTGATATCACGATTACTGAGGAAAAGGAAAAGGCGTTAATTGCTAAGCTACTTCAATTTGAAGAGGCCGTTCAATCTGTCGCTCGCGAAGGCCAACCTCACATCATGTGTAGCTATTTATTTGAGCTAGCAGGCCAATTCTCAAGCTTCTATGAAGCTTGTCCTATCTTGGTTGCAGAAAGCACATCAATAAAACAGAGTCGACTTAAACTTGCGGCCCTTACTGCTAAAACCATCAAACAGGGTTTGTCGCTTCTTGGTATAGAAACGCTGGAACGTATGTAA
- a CDS encoding VOC family protein, which produces MTNPLFECELTPEQMLDNLPAFFEKLNSLARDIGLELTEYQADHIAMRINDNQLTDQAHQAWLKFGTVISSAYINGRPIIVLEFTKPISIQNWAIECLELPYPAKGKQYPNQGWEHVEFVIPSDAKTAKEYLKELKSRMPRLLDAWDRMESMGINIKLSSPKGEGERLANPTVAFKRDGVCIKLHPHALKQVVLSEQ; this is translated from the coding sequence ATGACTAACCCTTTGTTTGAATGCGAATTAACACCCGAACAAATGCTTGATAATTTACCAGCGTTTTTTGAAAAACTGAATTCTTTGGCACGAGACATAGGCCTTGAACTGACAGAGTATCAAGCCGATCACATTGCTATGCGAATTAACGATAACCAATTGACTGACCAAGCTCACCAGGCATGGCTCAAATTTGGCACCGTGATTTCTTCTGCTTACATCAATGGTCGACCGATAATTGTTTTAGAGTTTACAAAGCCGATTTCAATTCAAAATTGGGCAATCGAATGCTTAGAACTCCCTTATCCAGCAAAAGGTAAGCAGTATCCGAATCAGGGTTGGGAACATGTAGAGTTTGTCATACCTTCTGACGCAAAGACGGCAAAAGAATACTTAAAAGAGCTCAAGTCACGTATGCCAAGGTTACTCGATGCATGGGATCGAATGGAATCGATGGGAATAAATATCAAGCTTTCGAGTCCGAAAGGAGAGGGGGAGCGTTTAGCAAATCCCACGGTCGCATTTAAAAGAGATGGAGTCTGTATTAAGTTGCACCCGCACGCACTAAAACAAGTTGTTCTATCTGAGCAATAA
- the gloA gene encoding lactoylglutathione lyase — MSNGRMLHTMIRVGDLDRSIEFYTKVMGMELLRKNENTEYKYTLAFVGFGDESQGAVIELTYNWGTSGYDMGNAFGHIAIGVDDIYSTCDAIKAVGGNVTREPGPVKGGTTQIAFVKDPDGYMIELIQNKQASEGLEG; from the coding sequence ATGTCAAATGGTCGCATGTTACACACAATGATACGAGTCGGAGATCTAGACCGTTCTATTGAGTTTTATACCAAGGTTATGGGTATGGAGTTACTCAGAAAAAACGAAAATACTGAGTATAAATATACGCTAGCATTTGTTGGCTTCGGAGATGAATCGCAAGGCGCAGTTATCGAACTTACATATAACTGGGGCACATCTGGATACGACATGGGTAATGCCTTCGGCCATATCGCTATCGGTGTTGATGACATTTATAGCACTTGCGATGCAATTAAAGCGGTTGGGGGTAACGTTACAAGAGAACCCGGCCCGGTAAAAGGAGGAACAACTCAAATTGCCTTCGTTAAAGACCCTGACGGTTACATGATTGAGCTAATTCAAAACAAACAAGCAAGTGAAGGTTTAGAAGGGTAA
- the nth gene encoding endonuclease III encodes MNNTKRVEILKRLRENNPNPQTELNWNSPFELLIAVLLSAQATDVSVNKATAKLYPVANTPKSILDLGVDGVKEYIKTIGLFNSKAENVIKTCRILVEQHNSEVPENREALEALPGVGRKTANVVLNTAFGWPTIAVDTHIYRVSNRTKLAMGKTVDNVEQKLLKVIPKEFKLDVHHWLILHGRYTCVARKPRCGSCIIEDLCEYATKTEL; translated from the coding sequence ATGAATAATACAAAACGAGTAGAAATTCTTAAGCGGTTGAGAGAGAACAACCCTAACCCTCAGACAGAGTTAAATTGGAACTCGCCATTTGAGCTACTGATTGCAGTTTTGCTTTCTGCTCAAGCAACAGATGTGAGCGTTAACAAAGCAACTGCCAAATTATACCCTGTGGCCAACACACCAAAATCTATCTTAGATTTAGGGGTAGATGGTGTAAAAGAGTACATCAAGACCATAGGATTATTTAATTCTAAGGCTGAAAATGTCATTAAAACTTGCCGAATCTTAGTTGAACAACACAATAGTGAAGTACCAGAAAATAGAGAAGCCTTAGAAGCACTTCCTGGTGTGGGTCGAAAAACCGCAAATGTTGTTTTGAATACTGCGTTCGGTTGGCCGACGATCGCTGTCGACACCCATATTTATCGGGTATCCAATAGGACTAAGTTAGCAATGGGTAAAACCGTTGATAATGTGGAACAAAAACTATTAAAAGTGATTCCAAAAGAGTTCAAACTCGATGTTCATCATTGGTTGATTCTACATGGGCGCTACACCTGTGTAGCCAGAAAGCCACGCTGTGGTAGCTGTATCATCGAAGACTTATGTGAATATGCTACAAAAACAGAATTGTAA
- a CDS encoding electron transport complex subunit E — protein sequence MTEHRLLLKNGLWTNNPVLVQLLGLCPLLAVSSTVTNALGLGIATTLVLIGSNLIVSLVRDYVPKEIRLPVFVMIIAALVTCVQLLMNAYAYGLYLSLGIFIPLIVTNCIIIGRAEAYAAKNEPLPAALDGLWMGIGMTSVLVLLGSIREVLGNGTLFDGADLLLGSWAASLRIELFNVESNFLLAMLPPGAFIGVGFIIAFKNVIDSQISVRKPKAEKPVIERVRVTN from the coding sequence ATGACTGAACATAGACTACTGCTAAAGAATGGATTGTGGACAAACAACCCAGTATTAGTCCAGTTACTGGGACTTTGTCCGTTACTCGCCGTCTCATCAACTGTGACCAATGCACTAGGCTTAGGCATTGCGACCACGCTTGTTCTTATTGGCTCGAATCTAATCGTCTCTTTGGTAAGAGATTACGTACCTAAAGAAATTCGACTTCCAGTTTTTGTCATGATTATTGCCGCACTCGTAACGTGTGTACAGCTACTTATGAACGCATACGCCTATGGTCTCTATCTGTCACTAGGTATTTTTATTCCACTTATCGTAACCAACTGCATTATTATTGGTCGTGCTGAAGCTTATGCCGCTAAAAACGAACCATTGCCCGCGGCTTTAGATGGATTATGGATGGGTATTGGAATGACCTCTGTTCTTGTATTGCTCGGTTCAATACGAGAAGTATTAGGCAATGGAACCTTATTTGACGGCGCAGACCTTTTACTAGGGAGTTGGGCTGCATCATTAAGAATTGAACTGTTTAACGTGGAAAGTAATTTCTTACTTGCGATGTTACCTCCGGGGGCATTTATTGGTGTTGGTTTCATTATTGCCTTTAAAAATGTTATCGATTCACAAATTTCTGTACGAAAACCAAAAGCAGAGAAGCCGGTAATTGAACGTGTTAGAGTAACTAACTAA
- the rsxG gene encoding electron transport complex subunit RsxG — MLTAIKNNGATLAIFACACTGLVSITHLLTEDTILSQEREQLKSILNQVIPHKLHDNELYAACTLIQSESLGSEEPLPAYVATKGGIPSAIAIEAIAPDGYNGRIKLIVGIDYQGVVTGTRVLAHNETPGLGDKIDTRITYWIDGFKGKKVTSKNLEDWKVKKDGGQFDQFTGATITPRAVVNAVKKSVIFYNENRDALYSQPLNCGDSND, encoded by the coding sequence ATGTTAACCGCGATTAAAAACAATGGCGCGACATTAGCTATTTTTGCTTGTGCCTGCACCGGCCTAGTGTCCATTACTCATTTATTAACCGAAGACACTATTTTGTCGCAAGAGCGAGAACAACTGAAGTCTATACTCAATCAAGTTATTCCCCATAAATTGCACGACAATGAACTTTACGCTGCTTGTACGTTAATCCAGTCAGAAAGTTTAGGCAGTGAAGAGCCATTACCGGCCTATGTCGCAACAAAAGGTGGCATCCCAAGCGCAATAGCCATTGAGGCGATCGCCCCAGATGGCTACAACGGTAGAATTAAGCTTATCGTTGGCATAGACTACCAAGGAGTTGTAACCGGTACTCGTGTACTTGCCCACAATGAAACACCGGGCTTAGGTGACAAGATAGATACAAGAATTACCTATTGGATTGATGGTTTCAAAGGCAAAAAAGTCACCTCGAAAAACCTAGAAGACTGGAAGGTAAAGAAAGATGGTGGTCAATTTGATCAATTTACTGGCGCAACCATCACACCACGAGCGGTCGTTAACGCCGTCAAGAAAAGTGTCATTTTCTATAATGAAAATCGTGATGCCTTATATTCTCAACCGTTGAATTGTGGAGATAGTAATGACTGA
- the rsxD gene encoding electron transport complex subunit RsxD, translating into MAFFIASSPHAHNRKSTKDLMKWVAIAAIPGLLTQTYFFGWGTLIQMLLALVVAVLLESAVMLFRKRSPLSALRDYSVIVTAWLLAVAIPPLSPWWMMVIGLCFAVVIAKQLYGGLGQNPFNPAMIAYVVLLISFPLQMTSWIAPHSLNPSDISLYDSWKLIFTGFDDDGFSLQQIRVGIDGITMATPLDAFKTAVKSSIPTQEFMSLPPFSFIAGTGWEWVNIAYLLGGIALVKQRVIQWYIPAGFLLALLSFSCVGYFMSPETIGSPLLHLFSGATMLGAFFIATDPVTASTTIKGRLLFGFIIGSLIFIIRTWGGFPDGVAFAVLIANMMVPFIDRYTKPRTYGH; encoded by the coding sequence GTGGCCTTTTTTATTGCCAGCTCCCCACATGCCCATAACCGAAAGAGCACAAAAGATCTGATGAAATGGGTGGCAATAGCTGCCATTCCAGGTCTGTTAACCCAAACCTACTTCTTTGGGTGGGGCACATTGATCCAAATGTTATTAGCACTGGTCGTGGCAGTTTTACTGGAAAGTGCAGTCATGCTATTTCGCAAGCGCTCACCCCTTAGTGCACTTCGTGATTATAGCGTGATCGTTACGGCCTGGTTATTAGCAGTGGCAATTCCTCCTCTTTCACCATGGTGGATGATGGTCATAGGGTTATGTTTCGCCGTTGTCATCGCTAAACAGTTGTATGGCGGACTTGGACAAAACCCATTTAATCCTGCAATGATTGCTTACGTTGTCTTATTGATTTCGTTTCCATTGCAAATGACGAGTTGGATAGCGCCCCATAGTTTAAACCCTTCAGACATTAGCTTGTACGATTCATGGAAGCTAATATTTACCGGATTTGATGACGATGGTTTTTCTTTACAACAGATCCGTGTGGGTATTGATGGCATCACAATGGCGACGCCACTTGATGCATTTAAAACCGCTGTAAAATCATCTATTCCAACTCAAGAGTTTATGTCTTTACCTCCATTTTCTTTTATCGCTGGAACAGGCTGGGAATGGGTAAACATCGCTTATTTATTAGGTGGAATTGCACTTGTTAAACAACGCGTTATTCAATGGTACATCCCTGCTGGTTTTTTATTAGCCCTACTTTCTTTTAGTTGTGTTGGCTACTTCATGTCCCCAGAAACGATTGGCAGCCCTCTCTTGCACCTTTTTTCAGGTGCAACAATGCTAGGTGCATTTTTTATTGCGACGGACCCCGTTACTGCATCCACAACCATTAAAGGGCGACTACTGTTTGGATTCATTATTGGCTCATTGATATTTATCATTAGAACGTGGGGCGGATTTCCCGACGGCGTCGCTTTCGCTGTCCTTATTGCTAATATGATGGTCCCTTTTATCGACCGCTATACAAAACCAAGAACCTATGGACACTGA